In Salmonella enterica subsp. enterica serovar Typhimurium str. LT2, a single window of DNA contains:
- the apbE gene encoding putative thiamine biosynthesis lipoprotein (thiamine biosynthesis lipoprotein APBE precursor. (SW:APBE_SALTY)), whose translation MKMTFCRAVCLAAAFLLMGCDEAPETTTASPAAQVLEGKTMGTLWRVSVVGIDAKRAAELQTKIQTQLDADDWLLSTYKNDSALMRFNHSRSLAPWPVSEAMADIVTSALRIGAKTDGAMDITVGPLVNLWGFGPDRQPLHIPTPAQIDAAKAKTGLQHLQVIDRAGHQFLQKDLPDLYVDLSTVGEGYAADHLARLMEQEGIARYLVSVGGALSSRGMNAQGQPWRVAIQKPTDRENAVQAIVDINGHGISTSGSYRNYYELDGKRVSHVIDPQTGRPIEHNLVSVTVIAPTALEADGWDTGLMVLGTQKAQEVVRREGLAVFMIMKEGEGFKTWMSPQFKTFLVSDKN comes from the coding sequence ATGAAAATGACTTTTTGCCGGGCCGTGTGTCTGGCGGCGGCTTTTCTACTTATGGGCTGCGATGAGGCTCCCGAAACGACAACAGCGTCACCTGCCGCTCAGGTGCTGGAAGGTAAAACGATGGGGACTCTCTGGCGGGTGAGCGTGGTTGGTATCGATGCGAAACGCGCCGCAGAGTTACAGACTAAAATCCAGACTCAGCTTGATGCTGATGATTGGTTGCTTTCTACCTATAAAAATGACTCCGCGTTGATGCGTTTTAACCATTCACGCAGTCTTGCGCCCTGGCCGGTCAGCGAAGCCATGGCGGATATCGTGACCTCGGCGCTGCGTATTGGCGCGAAGACGGATGGCGCGATGGATATCACCGTGGGCCCGCTGGTCAATCTGTGGGGGTTTGGGCCGGATCGGCAGCCGCTGCATATCCCAACACCAGCACAAATCGATGCGGCAAAAGCGAAAACAGGCCTGCAACATTTGCAGGTTATCGACAGGGCTGGACATCAGTTTTTGCAAAAAGATCTGCCGGATCTTTATGTTGATCTCTCCACGGTCGGGGAGGGCTATGCGGCGGATCATCTGGCGCGTCTGATGGAGCAGGAGGGCATTGCGCGTTATCTGGTCTCGGTGGGCGGCGCATTAAGCAGTCGCGGGATGAATGCGCAGGGGCAGCCGTGGCGCGTCGCGATTCAGAAGCCGACCGACCGGGAAAACGCAGTGCAGGCGATTGTGGATATCAACGGGCATGGCATCAGCACCTCCGGCAGCTACCGTAACTATTACGAGCTGGATGGCAAGCGTGTCTCGCACGTTATCGATCCGCAAACGGGGCGCCCCATTGAACACAATCTGGTATCGGTTACGGTCATCGCGCCAACGGCGTTGGAAGCGGACGGCTGGGACACCGGCCTGATGGTGCTTGGTACGCAAAAGGCGCAAGAGGTCGTGCGGAGGGAAGGGCTGGCGGTATTTATGATCATGAAAGAAGGTGAAGGCTTTAAAACCTGGATGTCGCCGCAGTTCAAAACGTTCCTGGTGAGCGATAAGAATTAA
- the napG gene encoding ferredoxin-type protein (electron transfer; similar to E. coli ferredoxin-type protein: electron transfer (AAC75265.1); Blastp hit to AAC75265.1 (231 aa), 94% identity in aa 1 - 231): MSRTAKPQNGRRRFLRDVVRTAGGLAAVGVALGLQQQTARASGVRLRPPGALNENVFASACVRCGQCVQACPYDTLKLATLASGLSAGTPYFVARDIPCEMCEDIPCAKVCPSGALNKDIASIDDSRMGLAVLLDQENCLNFQGLRCDVCYRECPKIDEAITLELDRNMRTGKHARFLPTVHSDACTGCGKCEKVCVLEQPAIKVLPLSLAKGELGHHYRFGWLEGKDGKS, encoded by the coding sequence ATGTCCCGTACAGCGAAACCCCAAAATGGCCGCCGCCGCTTCCTGCGTGATGTTGTGCGCACTGCGGGCGGGCTGGCGGCGGTTGGCGTGGCGCTGGGCTTGCAACAGCAAACCGCGCGCGCATCGGGCGTGCGGCTGCGTCCGCCTGGCGCGCTGAATGAAAATGTCTTCGCCAGCGCCTGTGTGCGCTGCGGGCAGTGCGTTCAGGCGTGTCCATACGACACGCTAAAACTGGCGACGCTGGCCTCCGGACTATCGGCAGGCACGCCCTATTTCGTCGCTCGCGACATCCCCTGCGAAATGTGTGAAGACATTCCGTGCGCCAAAGTCTGCCCCAGCGGGGCGCTGAATAAAGATATCGCCTCCATTGATGACTCGCGCATGGGGCTGGCGGTGCTGCTGGATCAGGAAAACTGCCTCAACTTTCAGGGGCTGCGCTGCGACGTTTGTTACCGCGAATGCCCGAAAATCGATGAGGCCATCACGCTGGAGCTGGATCGCAACATGCGCACCGGCAAACATGCGCGCTTTCTGCCCACCGTACACAGCGACGCCTGTACCGGCTGCGGCAAATGCGAAAAAGTCTGCGTACTGGAGCAACCAGCGATAAAAGTGTTGCCGTTGTCATTGGCGAAAGGGGAGTTAGGACACCATTACCGCTTCGGCTGGCTGGAGGGGAAAGATGGCAAATCGTAA
- the napD gene encoding periplasmic nitrate reductase (similar to E. coli orf, hypothetical protein (AAC75267.1); Blastp hit to AAC75267.1 (87 aa), 81% identity in aa 1 - 87), with amino-acid sequence MRTNWQVCSLVVQAKSQNIAAIGTQLNTLPGCEVALSDVESGQLIVVAEADQSETLMQTIESVRNVEGVLAVSLVYHQQDEQGEETP; translated from the coding sequence ATGCGCACTAACTGGCAGGTCTGTAGCCTGGTCGTGCAGGCCAAAAGTCAGAACATCGCCGCCATTGGCACACAGTTGAACACGTTGCCGGGTTGCGAAGTCGCGTTAAGCGATGTTGAAAGCGGGCAACTGATCGTGGTGGCGGAAGCAGATCAGAGTGAAACGCTGATGCAAACAATTGAGTCAGTACGCAATGTCGAGGGCGTACTGGCGGTGTCGCTGGTTTATCACCAGCAGGATGAGCAAGGTGAGGAAACACCATGA
- the eco gene encoding ecotin (serine protease inhibitor; similar to E. coli ecotin, a serine protease inhibitor (AAC75269.1); Blastp hit to AAC75269.1 (162 aa), 79% identity in aa 1 - 162), with protein sequence MKMFVPAVVFAALASASAWANNGDTAQPLEKIAPYPQAEKGMKRQVITLTPQQDESTLKVELLIGQTLNVDCNQHRLGGTLETKTLEGWGYDYYVFDNVTSPVSTMMACPEGKKEQKFVTAWLGEDGMLRYNSKLPIVVYTPANVDVKYRIWKADANVQNAVAR encoded by the coding sequence ATGAAGATGTTTGTCCCTGCCGTCGTCTTCGCCGCCCTCGCCAGCGCCTCTGCCTGGGCTAACAATGGCGATACCGCCCAGCCGCTGGAAAAAATCGCCCCCTATCCGCAGGCGGAAAAAGGAATGAAGCGGCAAGTGATAACCCTTACCCCTCAGCAGGATGAATCTACCCTCAAAGTGGAACTGTTGATTGGCCAAACGCTGAATGTGGATTGTAACCAGCATCGCCTCGGCGGCACGCTGGAAACAAAAACGCTGGAAGGCTGGGGCTATGACTATTATGTCTTTGATAACGTCACCTCTCCGGTATCAACCATGATGGCCTGCCCTGAAGGTAAGAAAGAGCAAAAATTCGTCACCGCCTGGCTGGGTGAAGACGGGATGCTGCGCTACAACAGCAAGCTGCCGATCGTGGTGTATACCCCGGCGAATGTGGACGTGAAATACCGCATCTGGAAAGCGGACGCTAACGTACAGAACGCCGTCGCGCGATGA
- the alkB gene encoding DNA repair system specific for alkylated DNA (alkylated DNA repair protein ALKB. (SW:ALKB_SALTY)) yields the protein MLDLFADEAPWQEPLAPGAVVLRRFAFRAAQSLLDDIGFVASQSPFRQMVTPGGYTMSVAMTNCGALGWTTDRHGYCYAVRDPLTDKPWPALPLSFASVCRQAAIAAGYASFQPDACLINRYAPGAKLSLHQDKDEPDLRAPIVSVSLGVPAVFQFGGLRRSDPIQRILLEHGDIVVWGGESRLFYHGIQPLKAGFHPMTGEFRYNLTFRQAAEKE from the coding sequence ATGCTGGATCTATTTGCTGATGAAGCGCCCTGGCAAGAGCCCCTGGCGCCTGGCGCGGTGGTGTTGCGCCGCTTTGCGTTTCGCGCGGCGCAGTCGCTATTAGACGATATCGGGTTTGTCGCCAGTCAGTCTCCGTTTCGTCAGATGGTGACGCCGGGCGGCTACACCATGTCGGTGGCGATGACCAACTGCGGCGCGTTAGGGTGGACTACCGATCGTCACGGTTATTGTTATGCCGTGCGCGATCCGTTGACTGATAAACCCTGGCCTGCGCTGCCGTTATCGTTTGCCAGCGTATGTCGTCAGGCGGCAATCGCGGCAGGGTATGCGAGCTTCCAACCGGACGCCTGCCTGATCAATCGCTACGCGCCCGGCGCAAAACTGTCGCTGCATCAGGATAAAGACGAGCCGGATCTGCGCGCGCCTATTGTCTCAGTTTCGTTGGGGGTGCCGGCGGTTTTTCAGTTTGGCGGCCTGCGTCGCAGCGACCCGATCCAGCGGATCTTACTGGAGCATGGCGATATCGTGGTCTGGGGCGGCGAGTCCCGGCTGTTTTATCATGGTATCCAGCCGCTTAAAGCGGGCTTTCATCCCATGACCGGTGAATTTCGTTACAATCTCACCTTCCGTCAGGCAGCTGAAAAAGAATAA
- the yojI gene encoding putative ABC-type multidrug/protein/lipid transport system (ATPase component; similar to E. coli putative ATP-binding component of a transport system (AAC75271.1); Blastp hit to AAC75271.1 (547 aa), 90% identity in aa 1 - 547) — protein sequence MELLILVWRQYRWPFISVMALSLASAALGIGLIAFINQRLIETVDTTVMVLPEFLGLLLLLMVVTLGSQLALTTLGHHFVYRLRSEFIKRILDTHVERIEQLGSASLLAGLTSDIRNITIAFVRLPELVQGIILTVGSAAYLAMLSTKMLLVTAIWMVVTIWGGFVLVARVYQHMATLRETEDKLYNDYQTVLEGRKELTLNRERAEQIFQQCYTPDAKEYRHHIIRADTFHLSAVNWSNIMMLGAIGLVFWMANSLGWADTNVAATYSLTLLFLRTPLLSAVGALPTLLTAQVAFNKLNKFALAPYKPDFPQPKAFPDWKTLELRNVVFHYQDNAFSVGPINLTIHRGELLFLIGGNGSGKSTLAMLLTGLYQPQSGTILLDGQPIAAGQPEDYRKLFSAVFTDVWLFDRLLGPQGKPANPALVEKWLEHLKMTHKLELNDGRILNLKLSKGQKKRIALLLALAEERDIILLDEWAADQDPHFRREFYQVLLPLMQEMGKTIFAISHDDHYFIHADRLLEMRNGQLTELTGDERDAASRDAVARTA from the coding sequence ATGGAACTTCTTATTCTTGTCTGGCGGCAGTACCGCTGGCCATTTATTAGCGTGATGGCGCTGAGCCTCGCCAGCGCGGCGCTGGGGATTGGCCTGATCGCGTTTATCAATCAGCGCCTGATTGAAACGGTGGACACCACCGTCATGGTGCTGCCGGAATTTCTCGGTCTGCTCCTGTTACTAATGGTCGTCACATTAGGTTCCCAACTGGCGCTCACCACTCTGGGACACCATTTCGTTTACCGCCTGCGCAGCGAATTTATCAAGCGCATTCTGGATACGCACGTTGAACGCATTGAGCAACTGGGCAGCGCCTCTTTACTGGCCGGTCTGACCAGCGATATTCGCAATATTACTATCGCCTTTGTGCGTCTGCCTGAGCTGGTGCAGGGCATTATCCTCACCGTCGGCTCGGCGGCGTATCTGGCGATGCTATCGACAAAAATGCTGCTGGTTACGGCTATCTGGATGGTGGTCACTATCTGGGGCGGATTTGTGCTGGTGGCGCGGGTTTACCAGCATATGGCGACCCTGCGCGAGACCGAAGATAAGCTGTACAACGACTATCAGACGGTGCTGGAAGGACGCAAAGAGCTGACGCTAAACCGCGAGCGTGCGGAGCAGATTTTTCAGCAATGCTATACCCCGGACGCCAAAGAGTACCGTCATCACATTATCCGTGCCGATACTTTTCATCTGAGCGCCGTCAACTGGTCGAATATCATGATGCTGGGAGCGATAGGCCTGGTCTTCTGGATGGCGAATAGTCTCGGCTGGGCGGATACCAACGTCGCGGCGACCTATTCACTGACGTTGCTGTTCCTGCGCACGCCGCTGCTGTCTGCGGTGGGGGCGTTGCCAACGCTACTGACCGCCCAGGTGGCGTTTAATAAACTGAATAAATTCGCGCTCGCCCCGTATAAGCCTGATTTTCCACAGCCGAAAGCCTTTCCCGACTGGAAGACGCTGGAGCTGCGCAACGTGGTTTTCCACTATCAGGATAACGCGTTTTCCGTGGGGCCCATCAACCTGACGATTCACCGCGGCGAACTGCTGTTTTTAATTGGCGGCAACGGTAGCGGGAAATCGACGCTGGCCATGTTATTGACCGGTTTATACCAGCCGCAATCGGGAACGATTTTACTTGACGGTCAACCTATTGCCGCCGGGCAGCCGGAAGATTATCGCAAACTGTTTTCTGCGGTGTTCACCGATGTGTGGTTATTCGACCGCCTGCTGGGGCCGCAGGGGAAACCCGCCAATCCCGCGCTGGTCGAAAAGTGGCTTGAGCACCTGAAAATGACGCACAAGCTGGAACTAAACGACGGGCGCATCTTGAATCTTAAACTGTCGAAAGGGCAAAAAAAGCGCATTGCACTGCTGCTGGCGCTGGCGGAAGAGCGCGATATTATTTTGCTGGATGAGTGGGCCGCCGATCAGGACCCGCATTTCCGCCGGGAGTTTTATCAGGTACTGTTGCCGTTAATGCAGGAAATGGGCAAAACCATTTTCGCCATCAGCCATGATGATCACTATTTTATTCACGCCGATCGTCTGCTTGAAATGCGTAACGGGCAGTTAACCGAACTCACCGGCGACGAACGTGACGCCGCTTCGCGTGATGCGGTTGCGCGTACTGCGTAA
- the napF gene encoding ferredoxin-type protein (electron transfer; similar to E. coli ferredoxin-type protein: electron transfer (AAC75268.1); Blastp hit to AAC75268.1 (164 aa), 76% identity in aa 3 - 164), with protein MVDLSRRSMLTGSWRNASNGILPPWARETTYFLAHCLRCDACIQACEADILQRGAGGYPSVDFKRGECSFCYACAQACTESLFLPRHTRAWDLVFTLTENCLARQSVECHRCQDSCEPMAITFRPTLSGIYQPQLDSQACNGCGACVAICPVSAIKAENHHAH; from the coding sequence ATGGTTGATTTATCCCGTCGAAGCATGTTGACCGGCAGTTGGCGCAACGCCAGCAATGGGATTCTTCCGCCGTGGGCCAGAGAAACGACCTATTTTCTCGCACATTGTCTGCGTTGCGACGCCTGCATCCAGGCGTGTGAGGCCGACATCCTGCAGCGAGGGGCGGGGGGATATCCGAGCGTAGATTTCAAACGGGGCGAGTGCAGCTTTTGTTATGCCTGTGCGCAGGCCTGTACCGAATCGCTTTTTCTTCCGCGCCACACCAGGGCCTGGGATCTGGTTTTTACGCTCACGGAAAACTGCCTCGCCAGGCAATCGGTTGAATGCCATCGTTGCCAGGACAGTTGTGAACCTATGGCCATTACCTTTCGTCCCACGTTATCCGGTATTTACCAGCCGCAGCTTGACTCGCAGGCCTGTAACGGATGCGGGGCGTGTGTGGCTATCTGCCCCGTGTCAGCCATCAAAGCGGAGAACCACCATGCGCACTAA
- the ada gene encoding AraC/Xyl family transcription activator/repressor (bifunctional; ADA regulatory protein (regulatory protein of adaptative response). (SW:ADA_SALTY)), which yields MMKKALLIDDECWLRVQARDASADGRFVFAVRTTGVFCRPSCRSKRALRKNVRFFANAQQALDAGFRPCKRCQPDNARAQQRRLDKIACACRLLEQETPVTLAFLAQAVAMSPFHLHRLFKASTGMTPKGWQQAWRARRLREALAKGEPITAAIYRAGFPDSSSYYRHADQTLGMTAKQFRKGGDNVSVRYALTDWVYGRCLVAESERGICAILPGDSDDALLAELHTLFPSARHEPADALFQQRVRQVVAAINTRDVLLSLPLDIQGTAFQQQVWQALCAIPCGETVSYQQLAATIGKPTAVRAVASACGANKLAMVIPCHRVVRRDGALSGYRWGVRRKAQLLKREAQKEE from the coding sequence ATGATGAAAAAAGCGTTACTTATCGATGATGAATGCTGGCTGCGGGTGCAGGCGCGCGATGCCAGCGCGGATGGGCGTTTCGTTTTTGCGGTGCGAACCACCGGCGTTTTTTGCCGTCCTTCTTGTCGCTCGAAGCGGGCGTTACGTAAAAATGTTCGCTTTTTTGCCAACGCGCAGCAGGCGCTGGACGCCGGTTTTCGCCCCTGCAAGCGCTGTCAGCCGGATAATGCGCGCGCGCAGCAACGGCGGTTGGATAAGATTGCCTGCGCCTGCCGTTTGCTTGAGCAGGAGACGCCGGTAACGCTGGCGTTTCTGGCGCAGGCGGTGGCGATGAGCCCGTTTCATCTGCACCGTCTGTTTAAAGCGAGCACCGGAATGACGCCGAAAGGGTGGCAGCAGGCGTGGCGCGCCCGGCGGCTGCGTGAGGCTTTGGCGAAAGGAGAGCCGATCACGGCGGCTATTTACCGCGCTGGCTTCCCGGATAGCAGTAGCTACTACCGTCATGCCGACCAGACGCTGGGCATGACGGCAAAACAGTTTCGCAAAGGCGGCGATAATGTCTCCGTTCGCTATGCGCTGACGGACTGGGTTTACGGACGGTGCCTGGTGGCGGAGAGCGAGCGGGGGATTTGCGCGATTCTCCCCGGTGATAGCGACGACGCGCTACTGGCTGAATTACACACCCTTTTCCCGTCGGCCCGCCACGAACCTGCTGACGCGCTTTTTCAGCAACGGGTGCGGCAGGTTGTCGCGGCTATCAACACACGCGATGTGCTGCTCTCGTTGCCGCTGGATATCCAGGGAACCGCGTTTCAACAGCAGGTCTGGCAGGCGTTATGCGCAATTCCCTGCGGCGAAACCGTAAGCTATCAACAGCTTGCCGCGACTATCGGCAAACCCACGGCGGTACGCGCGGTCGCCAGCGCGTGCGGCGCGAATAAACTGGCGATGGTGATCCCGTGTCATCGGGTCGTGCGTCGCGATGGCGCGCTCTCCGGTTATCGTTGGGGCGTGCGTCGAAAAGCGCAGCTATTAAAGCGAGAAGCGCAAAAAGAGGAGTAG
- the napA gene encoding periplasmic large subunit nitrate reductase (complexes with NapB; similar to E. coli probable nitrate reductase 3 (AAC75266.1); Blastp hit to AAC75266.1 (828 aa), 94% identity in aa 1 - 828) → MKLSRRSFMKANAVAAAAAAAGLSVPGVARAVVGQQEAIKWDKAPCRFCGTGCGVLVGTQQGRVVACQGDPDAPVNRGLNCIKGYFLPKIMYGKDRLTQPMLRMKDGSYHKDGEFTPVSWEQAFDVMEEKFKTSLKEKGPEAIGMFGSGQWTIWEGYAAAKLFKAGFRSNNIDPNARHCMASAVVGFMRTFGMDEPMGCYDDIEQADAFVLWGSNMAEMHPILWSRITNRRLSDPNVKVAVLSTFQHRSFELADNGIVFTPQSDLVILNYIANYIIQNNAVNQDFFTKHVNLRKGATDIGYGLRPTHPLEKAAKNPGSDASEPMSFDEYKAFVAEYTLDKTAEMTGVPKDQLEQLAQLYADPNKRVISYWTMGFNQHTRGVWANNLVYNLHLLTGKISQPGCGPFSLTGQPSACGTAREVGTFSHRLPADMVVTNEKHRDICEKHWQIPAGTIPAKVGLHAVAQDRALKDGKLNVYWVMCNNNMQAGPNINEDRMPGWRDPRNFIIVSDPYPTVSALSADLILPTAMWVEKEGAYGNAERRTQFWRQQIKAPGEAKSDLWQLVQFSRRFKTEEVWPEALLAQKPELRGKTLYDVLFATPAVSKFPLSELKEDQLNDESRELGFYLQKGLFEEYAWFGRGHGHDLAPFDDYHNARGLRWPVVEGKETQWRYSEGNDPYVKAGEGYKFYGKPDGKAVIFALPFEPAAESPDNEYDLWLSTGRVLEHWHTGSMTRRVPELHRAFPEAVVFIHPLDAKARDLRRGDKVKVSSRRGEVISIVETRGRNRPPQGLVYMPFFDAAQLVNNLTLDATDPLSKETDFKKCAVKLAKV, encoded by the coding sequence ATGAAACTCAGTCGTCGTAGCTTTATGAAAGCTAACGCCGTTGCGGCCGCTGCGGCGGCTGCCGGTCTGAGCGTGCCGGGCGTCGCCCGCGCCGTTGTCGGGCAGCAGGAAGCCATCAAATGGGATAAAGCGCCGTGCCGTTTTTGCGGAACGGGTTGCGGTGTGTTGGTGGGAACGCAGCAGGGCCGTGTGGTCGCCTGCCAGGGCGACCCCGACGCGCCGGTCAACCGTGGTCTGAACTGCATTAAAGGCTACTTCCTGCCCAAAATCATGTACGGTAAAGATCGTCTGACGCAGCCGATGCTGCGCATGAAAGACGGCAGCTATCACAAAGACGGCGAGTTTACGCCGGTGAGCTGGGAACAGGCCTTCGATGTGATGGAAGAGAAGTTTAAAACCTCCCTGAAAGAGAAAGGACCAGAAGCGATCGGCATGTTTGGATCGGGTCAATGGACCATCTGGGAAGGCTATGCCGCCGCGAAACTGTTCAAGGCTGGTTTCCGCTCTAACAACATCGACCCGAATGCGCGTCACTGCATGGCCTCGGCGGTGGTGGGCTTTATGCGCACCTTTGGCATGGATGAACCGATGGGCTGCTACGACGATATTGAGCAGGCCGATGCGTTTGTGCTGTGGGGTTCCAACATGGCGGAGATGCACCCGATTTTATGGTCGCGCATCACTAACCGCCGTTTGTCCGACCCGAACGTGAAGGTTGCCGTCCTCTCCACCTTCCAGCACCGCAGCTTTGAACTGGCGGACAACGGTATTGTCTTTACCCCGCAAAGCGATCTGGTGATCCTTAACTATATCGCGAATTACATTATTCAGAACAACGCGGTAAATCAGGATTTCTTCACAAAGCATGTGAACCTGCGTAAAGGGGCGACGGATATCGGCTACGGCTTACGCCCGACGCACCCGCTGGAAAAAGCGGCGAAGAATCCGGGCTCCGACGCTTCCGAGCCGATGAGCTTCGACGAGTATAAAGCCTTCGTGGCAGAATATACGCTGGACAAGACCGCTGAAATGACCGGCGTGCCGAAAGATCAACTGGAACAGTTGGCACAGCTCTACGCCGATCCGAATAAGCGCGTGATCTCTTACTGGACGATGGGTTTTAACCAGCATACCCGCGGCGTGTGGGCGAATAACCTGGTTTACAACCTCCATCTGCTGACCGGAAAAATCTCCCAGCCTGGCTGCGGTCCTTTCTCGCTGACAGGCCAGCCTTCCGCCTGCGGTACGGCGCGTGAAGTGGGAACCTTCTCACACCGTCTACCCGCAGACATGGTCGTGACGAACGAAAAACACCGTGATATCTGCGAAAAACACTGGCAGATCCCCGCTGGCACTATTCCGGCAAAAGTGGGTTTACACGCGGTGGCGCAGGATCGCGCGTTGAAAGACGGCAAGCTGAACGTCTACTGGGTAATGTGTAATAACAATATGCAGGCCGGGCCGAACATCAATGAAGATCGGATGCCGGGCTGGCGCGATCCGCGTAACTTTATCATTGTTTCCGATCCTTACCCGACGGTGAGCGCGCTGTCTGCGGATCTGATCCTGCCGACCGCCATGTGGGTTGAGAAAGAAGGCGCTTACGGCAACGCCGAACGCCGCACGCAGTTCTGGCGTCAGCAAATTAAAGCGCCGGGCGAAGCTAAATCCGACCTCTGGCAACTGGTGCAGTTCTCCCGTCGTTTTAAAACCGAGGAGGTCTGGCCGGAGGCGTTGTTGGCTCAGAAGCCGGAGCTGCGCGGCAAAACGCTGTATGACGTTCTGTTCGCCACGCCGGCGGTCAGCAAATTCCCGCTGAGCGAGCTGAAAGAGGATCAGTTAAACGATGAGTCTCGTGAGCTGGGCTTCTATCTGCAAAAAGGGCTGTTTGAAGAATACGCCTGGTTTGGACGTGGCCACGGGCACGATCTGGCGCCGTTCGACGATTACCACAACGCGCGCGGTCTGCGCTGGCCGGTCGTGGAAGGCAAAGAGACGCAATGGCGTTACAGCGAAGGCAACGACCCGTATGTAAAAGCGGGGGAAGGGTACAAATTCTACGGTAAACCGGATGGCAAAGCGGTGATCTTCGCGCTGCCATTTGAACCCGCGGCGGAGTCGCCGGACAACGAGTACGATCTGTGGCTTTCCACCGGTCGCGTGCTGGAACACTGGCATACCGGCAGTATGACGCGCCGCGTGCCTGAATTGCATCGCGCCTTCCCGGAAGCGGTGGTCTTTATTCACCCGCTGGATGCGAAAGCGCGCGATCTGCGTCGTGGGGATAAGGTTAAAGTGTCGTCCCGCCGCGGCGAAGTGATTTCGATTGTCGAAACGCGTGGACGTAACCGTCCGCCGCAGGGACTGGTGTATATGCCGTTCTTCGATGCCGCTCAGCTAGTGAACAACCTGACGCTGGATGCGACGGACCCGCTCTCTAAAGAGACGGACTTCAAGAAGTGCGCCGTTAAGCTGGCGAAGGTGTAA